From the genome of Bacteroides sp. MSB163, one region includes:
- the kdpB gene encoding potassium-transporting ATPase subunit KdpB, which yields MKDKKSASLFQKEQVMESLKQSFVKLNPRMMIKNPIMFTVEIVTLVMLVVCILSLITPEYGTFGYNFLVFVILFVTLLFANFAEAIAEARGKAQADSLRKTREETPAKMLIDGKVRTISSSRLKKGDYFICEAGDTIPADGEIVEGLASIDESAITGESAPVIREAGGDKSSVTGGTKVLSDKIKVLVTQQPGESFLDKMIALVEGATRQKTPNEIALTILLAGFTLVFVIVCVTLIPFADYTNVDHPGTYISIAAILSLFVCLIPTTIGGLLSAIGIAGMDRALRANVITKSGKAVETAGDIDTLLLDKTGTITIGNRKATKFHVAPGVDEYDFIEACLLSSLSDETPEGKSIIELGRETGRRMRDLDTAGARMIKFTAETKCSGVDLQEGTQIRKGAFDAIRKIVESAGNHFPKEVEDTIAAISSNGGTPLVVCVDRKVAGVIELQDIIKPGIQERFERLRKMGVKTVMVTGDNPLTAKYIAEKAGVDDFIAEAKPEDKMEYIKKEQQSGKLVAMMGDGTNDAPALAQANVGVAMNSGTQAAKEAGNMVDLDNDPTKLIEIVEIGKQLLMTRGTLTTFSIANDVAKYFAIIPALFMVAIPQLAPLNIMGLHSPESAILSAIIFNAIIIPILIPLALRGVQYKPIGASALLRRNLLIYGLGGVIAPFVGIKLIDMIVSLFF from the coding sequence ATGAAAGATAAGAAATCAGCTTCTTTGTTTCAAAAGGAGCAAGTAATGGAGAGCCTGAAGCAATCATTCGTGAAGCTGAATCCGCGAATGATGATAAAGAATCCGATTATGTTTACGGTGGAGATTGTGACACTGGTCATGCTGGTGGTCTGCATCCTCTCCCTGATAACTCCGGAGTACGGAACATTCGGATATAACTTCCTGGTATTTGTCATCCTGTTCGTCACCCTGTTGTTTGCCAATTTTGCCGAGGCTATTGCCGAAGCACGTGGCAAGGCACAGGCGGACAGCTTGCGTAAGACGCGTGAAGAAACTCCCGCTAAAATGTTGATTGATGGTAAAGTGCGCACTATCAGCAGTTCACGTCTGAAGAAAGGAGATTACTTTATTTGTGAAGCCGGAGATACCATCCCGGCTGACGGTGAGATTGTGGAAGGCTTGGCATCCATTGATGAAAGTGCCATCACAGGTGAGTCCGCCCCGGTGATCCGCGAAGCAGGTGGTGATAAAAGCTCCGTAACAGGTGGTACGAAGGTATTGTCTGATAAAATTAAGGTACTGGTAACCCAGCAACCGGGCGAGAGCTTCCTTGACAAGATGATTGCGCTGGTAGAAGGCGCTACCCGGCAGAAGACACCGAATGAGATTGCGCTGACCATCCTTCTGGCAGGTTTCACATTGGTATTCGTGATTGTCTGCGTGACATTGATCCCATTTGCGGACTATACAAATGTGGATCATCCGGGAACGTATATTTCTATTGCTGCCATCCTCTCTCTGTTTGTCTGCCTGATACCGACTACTATCGGAGGTTTACTTTCCGCTATCGGTATTGCAGGTATGGACCGTGCGCTTCGTGCCAATGTAATCACCAAGTCAGGTAAAGCCGTGGAAACGGCTGGTGATATTGATACCCTGCTGCTGGATAAGACGGGTACCATCACTATCGGCAATCGTAAGGCAACGAAATTCCATGTTGCCCCGGGTGTGGATGAATATGATTTTATTGAGGCCTGCCTGTTGTCTTCCCTTTCTGATGAGACACCGGAAGGTAAGTCCATCATCGAACTGGGACGTGAAACAGGGCGTCGTATGCGCGATCTGGATACCGCCGGAGCCCGTATGATTAAGTTTACTGCCGAAACTAAATGTTCCGGTGTGGATTTGCAGGAAGGTACTCAGATTCGTAAAGGTGCTTTCGATGCTATCCGTAAGATTGTGGAGAGTGCCGGTAATCATTTCCCGAAGGAAGTGGAAGATACAATTGCTGCAATCTCAAGTAATGGCGGTACTCCACTGGTGGTGTGTGTCGACCGGAAGGTGGCCGGCGTTATTGAGTTGCAGGATATCATCAAGCCGGGCATTCAGGAACGTTTCGAGCGATTGCGCAAGATGGGTGTGAAGACAGTAATGGTGACCGGTGATAATCCGCTGACAGCTAAGTATATTGCCGAAAAAGCCGGTGTGGATGACTTCATTGCCGAGGCTAAACCCGAAGATAAGATGGAGTACATCAAGAAAGAACAACAGTCCGGTAAGCTGGTGGCCATGATGGGTGACGGTACGAACGATGCTCCGGCGCTGGCACAGGCAAACGTGGGTGTTGCCATGAACAGCGGTACGCAGGCAGCCAAGGAAGCCGGTAATATGGTGGACCTGGATAACGACCCGACCAAGCTGATTGAAATTGTAGAGATTGGTAAACAACTGTTGATGACGCGCGGTACGCTGACCACCTTCTCAATTGCAAATGATGTGGCTAAATACTTTGCCATTATTCCGGCTCTGTTTATGGTTGCCATACCGCAGTTGGCTCCATTGAATATCATGGGGCTGCATAGTCCGGAGTCGGCTATCCTTTCGGCTATCATCTTCAACGCCATCATCATTCCTATCCTGATTCCGTTGGCACTGCGTGGTGTACAATATAAACCGATTGGTGCCAGTGCATTGCTCCGTCGCAACCTGCTCATATATGGTTTGGGTGGTGTCATTGCTCCGTTCGTCGGTATTAAGTTGATAGATATGATTGTCAGTTTGTTTTTCTAA
- a CDS encoding sensor histidine kinase, with amino-acid sequence MNIRTKLILSVGILSGMIILLVALSVVNLQILTATEPDSPAAVPGLQRALLWISVIGGVCILASIVLLVWLPRSISKPIRELTQGILEIANHNYEKRLDMSGHEEFSAVADGFNRMAERLTEYRTSTLNDILAAKKFLEAIVNSIHDPIIGLNRAHEILFINKEALTVLNLKRDEVIRRSAEELSLKNDLLRRLVRELVTPSEKKEALKIYADNKESYFQASYITIMNTETDTDEPQNLGDVILLKNITEFKELDSAKTTFISTISHELKTPISAILMSLQLLEDKRVGALNDEQEQLSKSIKENADRLLSITGELLNMTQVEAGKLQMMPKITKPIELIEYAIKANQVQADKFGIQIEVDYPDEKMPKLFVDSEKIAWVLTNLLSNAIRYSKENGRVVIGAKHEDGIIEMYVQDFGKGIDPRYHQSIFDRYFRVPGTKVQGSGLGLSISKDFVEAHGGTLTVESELGKGSRFVIRLKG; translated from the coding sequence ATGAATATTCGTACTAAACTAATACTCAGTGTGGGCATCCTTTCCGGTATGATTATCCTGCTGGTTGCTCTCTCGGTCGTCAATCTTCAGATATTGACGGCTACCGAGCCGGATAGCCCTGCGGCTGTACCCGGTTTGCAACGTGCCTTGCTGTGGATTTCTGTTATAGGAGGTGTTTGTATTCTTGCCAGCATCGTACTGCTTGTCTGGTTGCCCCGTTCCATCAGTAAACCCATTCGGGAACTGACACAGGGCATTCTGGAGATAGCCAATCATAATTATGAGAAACGTCTCGATATGAGTGGACATGAGGAATTCAGCGCAGTGGCCGACGGTTTTAACCGCATGGCCGAACGGTTGACTGAGTATCGCACCAGTACGCTGAATGACATCCTTGCTGCCAAGAAGTTTTTGGAAGCCATCGTGAACAGTATTCATGACCCTATCATCGGCCTGAACCGTGCGCATGAAATACTCTTCATCAATAAGGAAGCCCTGACTGTACTGAATCTGAAGCGGGATGAAGTAATCCGCCGTTCCGCCGAAGAGCTTTCGTTGAAGAATGATCTTCTCCGCCGGTTGGTGCGCGAGCTTGTCACTCCCAGTGAGAAGAAAGAAGCGTTAAAGATTTATGCAGATAACAAAGAGAGTTATTTCCAGGCATCTTATATCACAATTATGAATACAGAGACCGATACGGACGAGCCGCAGAACCTGGGTGATGTCATTTTACTGAAGAATATTACCGAATTTAAGGAACTGGACTCTGCCAAGACAACATTTATCTCCACCATCTCCCATGAGTTGAAAACACCTATTTCTGCCATTCTCATGAGTCTTCAGTTGTTGGAGGATAAGCGTGTGGGTGCCTTGAATGATGAGCAGGAACAGTTGTCGAAGAGTATCAAGGAGAATGCCGACCGCCTGTTGAGCATCACCGGCGAGCTTCTGAACATGACACAGGTGGAAGCTGGCAAGCTCCAGATGATGCCGAAGATTACGAAGCCTATCGAGCTTATAGAGTATGCCATCAAGGCCAATCAGGTGCAGGCTGATAAATTCGGAATTCAGATAGAGGTGGACTATCCTGATGAGAAGATGCCGAAATTGTTTGTGGACAGTGAAAAGATAGCTTGGGTGCTGACGAATCTTCTGAGCAACGCCATCCGTTACTCCAAAGAAAACGGGCGTGTGGTGATTGGTGCCAAGCATGAAGACGGAATCATTGAGATGTACGTGCAGGACTTTGGCAAGGGCATCGACCCGCGCTATCATCAAAGTATTTTCGACCGTTATTTCCGTGTGCCGGGTACGAAGGTGCAAGGCAGTGGTCTGGGCTTGTCCATCTCAAAGGACTTTGTGGAGGCTCATGGCGGAACGTTGACGGTGGAAAGTGAATTGGGAAAGGGAAGTAGGTTCGTGATACGGTTGAAGGGGTAG
- a CDS encoding K(+)-transporting ATPase subunit C codes for MKTLFKSLKITLAFCIFFSLFYILILWIFAQVAGPNKGNAEVAVLDGKVVGAANVGQMFTKDIYFWGRPSNAGDGYDASSSSGSNKGPTNEEYLAEVEARIDTFLLHHPYLQRKDVPAEMVTASGSGLDPDITPASAYVQVKRVAQARGMDEAQVRSIVDKTIQKPFLDLFGTERVNVLKLNIALEEAGK; via the coding sequence ATGAAAACTTTATTCAAATCCCTCAAAATAACACTTGCATTTTGCATATTCTTTTCCTTGTTCTACATCCTCATCCTGTGGATATTCGCCCAGGTGGCAGGACCTAACAAGGGTAATGCGGAGGTTGCCGTATTGGACGGCAAGGTAGTGGGGGCTGCCAATGTAGGCCAGATGTTTACTAAGGATATCTACTTTTGGGGACGTCCTTCCAATGCCGGAGACGGCTACGATGCTTCCAGTTCTTCCGGTAGCAACAAGGGACCCACAAACGAAGAATATCTGGCGGAGGTAGAAGCTCGTATCGATACATTCCTGCTTCATCATCCCTATTTGCAACGCAAGGATGTCCCTGCCGAAATGGTGACAGCCAGCGGTTCCGGTCTCGACCCGGATATTACCCCCGCCAGCGCTTACGTGCAGGTGAAACGTGTGGCACAGGCACGCGGCATGGATGAGGCTCAGGTGAGAAGTATTGTGGACAAGACGATACAAAAGCCTTTTCTCGACCTTTTCGGTACGGAAAGAGTAAATGTGTTGAAATTAAATATCGCGCTTGAAGAAGCGGGAAAATGA
- a CDS encoding sensor protein KdpD, translated as MDREENVQHFLDLIKKSRRGKFKIYIGMIAGVGKSYRMLQEAHDLLDNGVDVQIGYIETHGRAGTEAQLAGLPIIPRRRIFYKGKELEEMDLEGIIRIHPEIVIVDELAHTNVEGSRNEKRWQDVMDLLDEGINVISAVNIQHIESVNEEVQGISGIEVKERIPDSVLQEADEVVNIDLTAEELIARLKAGKIYRPEKIQTALNNFFKTENILQLRELALKEVALRVEKKVENEVVVSSVGVRHERFLACISSHEKTPRRIIRKAARLATRYNTSFIALYVQTPAESADRIDLARQRYLLNHFKLVTELDGEVLQIQSRDVLDAIIQACKEKQITTVCMGSPSFRLPQSLFMLLKYRKFVSELAQANIDLIILA; from the coding sequence ATGGACAGAGAAGAGAACGTGCAACATTTCCTCGACCTGATAAAGAAATCCCGTCGGGGCAAGTTCAAGATTTACATCGGCATGATAGCCGGTGTGGGCAAGTCGTACCGTATGCTTCAGGAGGCTCACGACCTGCTGGATAATGGGGTAGATGTACAAATCGGCTACATCGAAACCCACGGACGTGCCGGAACCGAAGCACAGCTGGCTGGTCTGCCCATCATTCCCCGGCGCCGTATATTTTACAAAGGAAAGGAACTGGAAGAAATGGATTTGGAAGGAATCATCCGCATCCATCCCGAAATAGTCATAGTGGACGAACTGGCGCATACCAACGTAGAAGGCAGCCGCAACGAAAAGCGTTGGCAGGACGTGATGGATCTTTTGGACGAAGGCATCAACGTGATTTCCGCTGTCAACATCCAGCACATCGAGAGCGTGAATGAAGAGGTGCAGGGAATTTCCGGTATCGAGGTTAAGGAACGCATTCCCGACAGTGTCCTGCAAGAAGCGGACGAAGTGGTGAACATCGACTTGACTGCCGAAGAATTAATTGCCCGTCTGAAGGCAGGTAAGATTTATCGTCCGGAGAAAATACAGACAGCACTGAATAATTTCTTTAAAACAGAGAATATCCTTCAGTTGCGTGAGCTGGCCCTGAAGGAAGTAGCCTTGCGCGTGGAGAAGAAGGTGGAGAACGAAGTCGTTGTTTCGAGCGTGGGTGTACGACACGAGAGGTTTCTTGCCTGCATCAGTAGTCATGAGAAGACTCCGCGGCGCATCATCCGTAAGGCGGCACGGCTGGCCACCCGCTACAATACTTCTTTCATCGCTCTATACGTGCAGACGCCCGCTGAGAGTGCCGACCGTATCGATCTGGCACGGCAGCGCTATTTGCTGAATCACTTTAAGTTAGTGACTGAACTGGATGGTGAAGTTCTTCAGATACAGTCCCGTGATGTGCTGGACGCCATTATACAAGCCTGTAAGGAGAAGCAGATAACGACTGTCTGTATGGGTAGTCCCTCTTTCCGTCTTCCCCAATCCTTGTTCATGCTGCTGAAATACAGAAAATTTGTGAGCGAATTGGCGCAAGCAAACATAGATTTGATTATACTTGCATAA